CTTTGGCGAGGAATTGGCCAAAACCGATCTCCGGCCTTATTTTGATATCATGACCCGCTGGCGGAAATTCCGGCGCACCCTATATCTGGCGGTGGCCCAGGGAGAAGCCGACCGGGTTATTGAAAGCATTATTCCCCCCAACGAAGACAATCCTGCCAAATTTTTGGAATTGATGTTCATCTCTCAGGGCCATGTGGGATTTACACCGCGCAATCAGATGTTATGGTTTTATAACGCCTTGAAGACGAAAGGCGAGGACCCGATTACCGCGCTGGTGGCCCCACGCGCCAATAAATACCAATTGGATAATATTAAGGCGGACCCGTTGCCTTCAAACAGCCAATCTTCCGGCGGCGATCCCGGTGAAGGGACGGCGGGGAATTCATTCCTTTCCGGTGAAGGATCGTTACAGTTTTTAGGGACCGCTGTTTTTAAAAAGGGAATGATGGCTGGTAAATTGAATGGCAACGAAACTATGGCTCTTTCCATGATCCGGGGCGAGTTAAGCCGGATTTTCCTTGCCATTCCCGATCTGTATCAGCCGGGTTCAATCCTGCAAATCGAGATTAGCCAGAGACAAAGGCCCAAATTATTTGTCAGAAAAAACGGCGCAAAGGCCGAGGCCGGAGTGGGCCTAGAGCTATCGGCGGATATCACCGGGATCGAAACCGGGCAAAGTTATGAACTGCCGGGCAATATTCACCGGATCGAAAAGAGCGCCGAGGCATGGATTGAAGAGCAATGCCGGAGCGTCCTGAACAAAGCGCAAGCTTTGGGAACCGATATTTTCGGATTCGGACATAAAGCCCGCTGGCTGGTTGCCGATTGGAACGAATGGCAGGCATGGGACTGGCGGGCGGCTTTCCGCCAGATGCCGGTTAAGCTTCAAGTAAGGGTCCATGCGCCCCGTACCGGCCTGATTATCTGTAAAAACGCCGTCCGGGAGGGGGAATAAGATTGCTGGGGACATGGGGATATATTATCTGGGGCCTTATAAGCATTAAACTCGTTTCTTATGCCGTCTGGTTGTGGCGGCAAAACTTCCGCCTGGGGGTATTGGGGGTGCTGGCCGCGATGATCTTGGCGCTCGCCGCTTTAATCCTCGGGTCGTTTTATCCCGGCGGGCTTCCGTGATTTAGCTCCGGCCTGGATTCAAACTTGTTTCGCAGGGGGGATAAGCGCGGACATGAATTCAATATTCTTCAACTGTCAACGTTTATTATACTTGCGATAGGCGTTGGCGATTATTTTTTAGTAGAAAACAGGACTCATGCAGTTGCAGGGTAAAAATTCCAATTCCAGAGCCATAAGCCAAGCTCCAACTTGAATGGCCA
This Hydrogenispora ethanolica DNA region includes the following protein-coding sequences:
- a CDS encoding Ger(x)C family spore germination protein yields the protein MSKKTIKITLLILSLFIIGGCWGQREIDEAAYILALGLDRGAGKNIRISVLAGTGRPNLPVAAESGVQTMAVNKVRTFTTEAPGLFSGLNLINTILERQMELGHIKMIIFGEELAKTDLRPYFDIMTRWRKFRRTLYLAVAQGEADRVIESIIPPNEDNPAKFLELMFISQGHVGFTPRNQMLWFYNALKTKGEDPITALVAPRANKYQLDNIKADPLPSNSQSSGGDPGEGTAGNSFLSGEGSLQFLGTAVFKKGMMAGKLNGNETMALSMIRGELSRIFLAIPDLYQPGSILQIEISQRQRPKLFVRKNGAKAEAGVGLELSADITGIETGQSYELPGNIHRIEKSAEAWIEEQCRSVLNKAQALGTDIFGFGHKARWLVADWNEWQAWDWRAAFRQMPVKLQVRVHAPRTGLIICKNAVREGE